A genomic stretch from Amycolatopsis sp. 195334CR includes:
- a CDS encoding alpha/beta hydrolase fold domain-containing protein, which yields MRVLRRKQVFADREKLRESVDSGRRHDREEPPPPVHRGTSVVRTDVDGTPCYTIRPTAPTSAKHVLYLHGGAYVHQIQRDHWQFARRLALRTGGTVTVPVYPLAPGSTAAETVPLIERIHDRFLGDLEPHSRVLMGDSAGGALSLVLAERLRDADRPQPKEIVLLSPWLDATMTHPGLPALDRLDPYLSVPGLSEAAHLYAGDLPLDDPWLSPVNGKLTGLGRLSLFTGTRDVLLADARRFRTVTAERGVDLEYWEYEGMFHAWMLTTLREAEDATRRIVHLVLR from the coding sequence ATGCGCGTGCTGCGCCGCAAGCAGGTGTTCGCCGACCGGGAGAAGCTACGGGAAAGCGTCGACAGCGGCCGCCGCCACGACCGGGAGGAGCCACCGCCGCCGGTCCACCGCGGTACCAGCGTCGTGCGCACCGACGTCGACGGCACGCCGTGCTACACGATCCGGCCGACCGCCCCGACCAGCGCGAAGCACGTGCTCTACCTGCACGGCGGCGCCTACGTGCACCAGATCCAGCGCGACCACTGGCAGTTCGCGCGGCGGCTGGCCCTGCGCACCGGCGGCACGGTCACCGTGCCGGTCTACCCGCTCGCGCCCGGTTCGACCGCCGCCGAAACGGTGCCGCTGATCGAGCGCATCCACGACCGGTTCCTCGGCGACCTCGAACCGCACAGCCGGGTGCTGATGGGCGACTCCGCCGGTGGCGCGCTCTCGCTCGTGCTCGCCGAACGCCTGCGCGACGCGGACCGGCCGCAGCCCAAGGAGATCGTCCTGCTCTCCCCTTGGCTGGACGCCACCATGACCCATCCGGGTCTGCCCGCGCTGGATCGGCTGGACCCGTACCTCAGCGTGCCGGGCCTGTCCGAGGCCGCGCACCTCTACGCGGGCGACCTGCCGCTGGACGACCCGTGGCTGAGCCCGGTCAACGGCAAGCTCACCGGCCTGGGCAGGCTGAGCCTGTTCACCGGCACCCGCGACGTGCTCCTGGCCGACGCCCGGCGGTTCCGCACGGTCACCGCCGAGCGCGGCGTCGACCTGGAGTACTGGGAGTACGAGGGCATGTTCCACGCGTGGATGCTGACCACGCTGCGGGAGGCGGAGGACGCCACCCGCCGGATCGTGCACCTCGTCCTGCGCTGA
- a CDS encoding DNA topoisomerase IB, producing MLVRSEVDGPGIRRVRRGRGFGYRTEDGAKVEDKATLTRIRELVIPPAWRDVWICAEPDGHIQAVGVDDAGRRQYLYHEQWRRERDEEKHDRVLDLARRLPKVRQAVADDLARTGLGRERVLAAALRLLDRGIFRTGGEEYAEENGSHGVATLLREHVRLSGDELRFRYTAKGGADRAVSVRDPLLAKAVKALRRNDSGSERLLVHRSGRGWHEVRAEDINDRFKDLAGDEFTAKDLRTWNATVLAAAAFGREAGEKTVMKEVAEALGNTPAVTRASYVDPRVVRAAEAGDTIERAVRRARDLGDEQRRETLERAVIRLLSRADG from the coding sequence TTGCTGGTCCGGAGTGAGGTCGACGGGCCGGGCATTCGCCGGGTCCGTCGCGGGCGCGGGTTCGGGTACCGGACCGAGGACGGCGCCAAGGTCGAGGACAAGGCGACGCTGACGCGGATCCGCGAGCTGGTCATCCCGCCCGCCTGGCGCGACGTGTGGATCTGCGCCGAACCCGACGGGCACATCCAGGCCGTGGGCGTCGACGACGCGGGCCGCCGCCAGTACCTCTACCACGAGCAGTGGCGCCGTGAACGGGACGAGGAAAAACACGACCGGGTGCTCGACCTGGCCCGGCGGCTGCCCAAGGTGCGCCAGGCCGTCGCCGACGACCTCGCCCGGACGGGTCTCGGCCGCGAGCGCGTGCTCGCGGCGGCGTTGCGCCTGCTCGACCGGGGGATCTTCCGCACCGGCGGCGAGGAGTACGCCGAGGAGAACGGCTCGCACGGCGTGGCCACCCTCCTGCGCGAGCACGTCCGGCTCAGCGGCGACGAACTCCGGTTCCGCTACACCGCCAAGGGCGGCGCCGACCGGGCCGTCTCGGTGCGCGACCCGCTGCTGGCCAAGGCGGTGAAAGCACTGCGGCGCAACGACTCCGGCAGCGAACGCCTGCTGGTCCACCGATCCGGACGCGGCTGGCACGAGGTGCGGGCCGAGGACATCAACGACCGGTTCAAGGACCTGGCGGGTGACGAGTTCACCGCGAAGGACCTGCGCACCTGGAACGCCACCGTGCTGGCCGCCGCGGCGTTCGGCCGCGAGGCGGGCGAGAAGACAGTGATGAAGGAAGTGGCCGAAGCACTGGGCAACACCCCGGCGGTGACCAGGGCGTCCTATGTGGACCCGCGGGTGGTGCGGGCGGCCGAGGCGGGCGACACCATCGAGCGGGCCGTGCGCCGCGCCCGCGACCTCGGCGACGAGCAGCGGCGCGAGACACTGGAACGCGCGGTCATCCGGCTGCTCTCCCGCGCGGACGGCTGA
- a CDS encoding nitroreductase family deazaflavin-dependent oxidoreductase has product MGRARSDTEFRENDGRVGGPFEGAPLLLLHHVGARSGRAQISPVMYLPDAGRYVVFASNGGADRHPAWYHNLKAKPDTIIEVGSDTLAVRAEEITGTEHDDLYARQAALYPGFAKYQEGTSRVIPVVALVPGKGA; this is encoded by the coding sequence GTGGGACGGGCCCGTTCGGACACCGAGTTCCGCGAGAACGACGGCCGCGTCGGCGGGCCCTTCGAGGGCGCCCCGCTCCTGCTGCTGCACCACGTGGGCGCCCGCAGTGGCCGCGCGCAGATCAGCCCGGTGATGTACCTGCCGGACGCCGGGCGGTACGTGGTGTTCGCCTCCAACGGTGGCGCCGACCGCCACCCGGCCTGGTACCACAACCTCAAGGCGAAGCCGGACACCATCATCGAGGTCGGCTCGGACACCCTGGCCGTGCGGGCCGAGGAGATCACCGGCACCGAGCACGACGACCTGTACGCCCGCCAAGCCGCGCTCTATCCCGGCTTCGCGAAGTACCAGGAGGGCACCAGCCGCGTCATTCCGGTGGTAGCGCTCGTGCCGGGCAAGGGGGCGTAG
- a CDS encoding glycosyltransferase: MRILLSTIGSRGDVQPMLALAVALRELGREARLCAPPDFRASAENLGIPFTPVGPELRSTAKAAVPVTEVSPEVRRKMIEGTVTAQFEAITEAAEGCDTIVAGGALQVAARSVAERLGLAYSYSSYCPITLPSPYHAPPPTPMERPDGASNRELWDLDAAYFNDLFGAKLNEHRVAVGLPPIDDVRGHMFTGKPLLAADPVLGPWPEPAELEVLQTGAWILPDERPLPPAVEEFLDAGEAPVYFGFGSMRAPDGLAASMIDAARALGRRAILLHGWADLVLPDDAPDCLAIGEVNQQALFGRVAAVVHHGGAGTTTAAARAGAPQVVVPQTYDQRYWAQRVAELGIGAAHAPGAPDADSLTRALAAALRPEVPPRAKSVANEMRGDGAAVAAKLL; encoded by the coding sequence ATGCGAATTCTGCTGTCCACCATCGGATCACGCGGTGACGTCCAGCCGATGCTGGCGCTGGCCGTCGCGCTGCGGGAGCTCGGCCGGGAGGCCAGGCTGTGCGCGCCACCGGATTTCCGGGCCTCCGCGGAAAACCTCGGCATTCCCTTCACCCCGGTCGGGCCGGAATTGCGGAGCACCGCGAAAGCCGCGGTGCCGGTCACCGAGGTGAGTCCCGAGGTGCGCCGGAAAATGATCGAAGGCACGGTCACCGCGCAATTCGAGGCGATCACCGAAGCGGCCGAGGGCTGCGACACGATCGTGGCGGGCGGTGCCCTGCAGGTCGCCGCGCGTTCGGTGGCCGAGCGGCTCGGCCTCGCCTACTCCTACTCGAGCTACTGCCCGATCACGTTGCCGTCGCCGTACCACGCACCACCGCCGACGCCGATGGAACGGCCGGACGGCGCGAGCAACCGCGAGCTGTGGGATCTCGACGCCGCGTACTTCAACGACCTGTTCGGCGCGAAGCTCAACGAGCACCGCGTGGCCGTCGGACTGCCGCCGATCGACGACGTCCGCGGGCACATGTTCACCGGAAAACCCCTGCTGGCCGCGGACCCGGTTCTCGGGCCGTGGCCGGAACCGGCGGAGCTGGAGGTGTTGCAGACCGGGGCGTGGATCCTGCCCGACGAGCGTCCGCTGCCGCCAGCGGTGGAGGAGTTCCTCGACGCCGGGGAAGCGCCGGTCTACTTCGGTTTCGGCAGCATGCGCGCGCCGGACGGGCTGGCCGCGTCGATGATCGACGCCGCCCGTGCCCTCGGCCGACGGGCAATCCTCCTGCACGGCTGGGCGGACCTGGTGCTGCCGGACGACGCGCCGGACTGCCTGGCCATCGGGGAGGTCAACCAGCAGGCGCTCTTCGGCCGGGTCGCCGCCGTCGTGCACCACGGCGGCGCGGGCACCACCACGGCGGCCGCGCGTGCCGGTGCACCGCAGGTGGTGGTGCCGCAGACCTACGACCAGCGGTACTGGGCGCAGCGGGTGGCGGAACTCGGCATCGGCGCCGCCCACGCGCCGGGTGCCCCGGACGCCGATTCGCTGACCCGCGCACTGGCGGCGGCGCTCCGGCCGGAGGTGCCGCCCCGCGCCAAGTCCGTGGCGAACGAGATGCGCGGGGACGGTGCCGCGGTGGCGGCGAAACTGCTCTAG
- a CDS encoding DUF6506 family protein, translated as MDELFLFLEAGADPERDRVVQDFGGSESLLVWVLDGAAAARVAAEQVAAGVRLIELYRGFDLVTAGLVIEAVDGRAAVGVAGFGFGGGPAEPVGDTATVFVGHPEADPAVHRVVREHGDGRRTTAVAVPDSAAAVAVARALTEQGTELIEVCGGASLTAARDVAVALAGRVPVSLVSWPVDSIERAAAFKAEFDAA; from the coding sequence ATGGACGAGCTGTTCCTCTTCCTCGAGGCCGGGGCGGATCCGGAACGCGACCGCGTGGTGCAGGACTTCGGCGGCTCCGAATCGCTGCTGGTGTGGGTGCTGGACGGGGCGGCCGCCGCGCGCGTGGCCGCCGAACAGGTCGCCGCCGGGGTGCGCCTGATCGAGCTGTACCGCGGGTTCGACCTGGTCACGGCCGGGCTGGTGATCGAAGCGGTGGACGGCCGGGCGGCGGTCGGCGTGGCCGGGTTCGGCTTCGGCGGCGGACCGGCCGAGCCGGTCGGGGACACCGCGACCGTGTTCGTCGGCCATCCGGAGGCCGATCCGGCCGTGCACCGGGTGGTGCGCGAACACGGTGACGGCAGGCGCACCACCGCGGTCGCGGTTCCGGATTCCGCCGCGGCCGTGGCGGTGGCGCGGGCACTGACCGAGCAGGGCACCGAGCTGATCGAGGTCTGCGGTGGTGCTTCGCTGACCGCCGCCCGTGACGTGGCGGTGGCGCTGGCCGGGCGGGTGCCGGTGAGCCTGGTCAGCTGGCCGGTCGACTCGATCGAGCGCGCGGCCGCGTTCAAGGCGGAGTTCGACGCCGCCTGA
- a CDS encoding MarR family winged helix-turn-helix transcriptional regulator: protein MPKDSIDQMVDEWTAHGTGLDVSALQVIGRLFRCAGHGQAAVVGALRPLGLSYGDFDVLNTLRRRADPGGTHPRALAETALITSGAMTARLDRLERGGLVARDPDPADRRAVRIRLTEAGTELAEKALDAVLAADEEFLAPLGADQRETLAALLKELLLHTESAR from the coding sequence GTGCCGAAGGATTCCATCGATCAGATGGTCGACGAGTGGACCGCTCACGGGACCGGGCTCGACGTCAGCGCGTTGCAGGTGATCGGCCGGTTGTTCCGCTGCGCCGGCCACGGCCAGGCGGCCGTGGTCGGCGCGCTGCGCCCGCTCGGCCTGAGCTACGGCGACTTCGACGTGCTGAACACGCTGCGGCGGCGGGCCGATCCCGGCGGGACCCACCCGCGGGCGCTCGCCGAAACCGCGCTGATCACCTCGGGTGCGATGACCGCGCGGCTGGACCGGCTGGAGCGCGGCGGCCTGGTCGCGCGCGATCCCGACCCGGCGGACCGGCGCGCGGTGCGCATCCGGCTCACCGAGGCCGGGACCGAACTCGCGGAGAAGGCCCTCGACGCGGTGCTCGCCGCCGACGAGGAGTTCCTCGCGCCGCTGGGCGCCGACCAACGGGAAACCCTCGCCGCCCTGCTCAAGGAACTGTTGCTGCACACCGAATCCGCGCGCTGA
- a CDS encoding DUF6194 family protein has protein sequence MKPEEIIEYVDGLDGVLTVQPAEGDGSPEVAWGDTFFFYAPDGVMPTNTQPFATIVTKDYPEDTLSRLDRPDAFRVNIAAGKENFVKWTGHAPRDNPAGEVDHSAADTLMAHPVYGTVGWLAVVNPGPRTEADTRELLHTAYELARARYERRA, from the coding sequence ATGAAGCCAGAAGAGATCATCGAATACGTGGACGGCCTCGACGGGGTGCTGACCGTTCAGCCCGCCGAGGGCGACGGATCGCCGGAGGTGGCCTGGGGCGACACGTTCTTCTTCTACGCACCCGATGGGGTGATGCCGACGAACACCCAGCCGTTCGCCACGATCGTGACCAAGGACTACCCCGAGGACACCCTGTCGCGATTGGACCGGCCGGACGCCTTCCGGGTCAACATCGCCGCGGGCAAGGAGAACTTCGTCAAGTGGACCGGCCACGCCCCGCGGGACAACCCCGCCGGGGAGGTCGATCACAGCGCCGCCGACACCCTGATGGCGCATCCCGTCTACGGCACCGTGGGCTGGCTCGCCGTGGTGAACCCCGGTCCACGGACCGAGGCCGACACGCGGGAACTCCTGCACACGGCGTACGAACTGGCGCGTGCCCGCTACGAACGCCGAGCGTGA
- a CDS encoding MerR family transcriptional regulator: MSTLNTATVARRAGCSVQQVRNLERDGVLPPAARTDSGYRLYREVHVRCALAYRALAAGSGPVEAKKIMRAAHRDPGDALARLDAAHARLHTERLDLRLAEEAAEAISAEPLLDVRAADAMSVSELAAALGVRPSTLRHWDAEGLVVPDRDETRGARRVYSPAQVRDARIVHQLRGAGYRVGPLRTLMPQIRLGRRGEDLRAVLAARQTAITARSRALLDGAAALSAAMADSGDV, from the coding sequence GTGTCAACCCTCAACACGGCCACCGTGGCACGGCGGGCCGGCTGCTCGGTGCAGCAGGTCCGCAACCTCGAACGGGACGGGGTGCTGCCCCCGGCCGCGCGCACCGACTCCGGGTACCGGCTCTACCGCGAGGTGCACGTCCGGTGCGCGCTGGCCTACCGCGCGCTGGCCGCCGGCTCGGGCCCGGTCGAGGCGAAGAAGATCATGCGGGCGGCACACCGCGACCCCGGCGACGCGCTGGCCCGGCTCGACGCTGCCCACGCGCGGCTGCACACCGAGCGCCTGGACCTCCGCCTCGCCGAGGAAGCCGCCGAAGCCATCTCCGCCGAACCGCTGCTGGACGTCCGCGCGGCGGACGCGATGAGCGTGTCCGAACTCGCCGCCGCGCTGGGCGTGCGCCCGTCGACCCTGCGGCACTGGGACGCCGAGGGGCTGGTCGTGCCGGATCGGGACGAGACCAGGGGAGCGCGACGGGTGTACTCACCCGCGCAGGTGCGCGACGCCCGGATCGTGCACCAGTTGCGCGGCGCCGGTTACCGCGTCGGTCCATTGCGGACACTCATGCCGCAGATCCGGCTCGGCCGCCGGGGCGAGGACCTCCGCGCGGTGCTCGCGGCCAGGCAGACGGCAATCACCGCCCGGTCGCGGGCGCTGCTCGACGGGGCCGCCGCGCTGAGCGCCGCGATGGCCGATTCAGGCGACGTCTGA
- a CDS encoding DeoR/GlpR family DNA-binding transcription regulator, with product MASPPLIPEQRRQEILRHLRHAQVLSYHQLTELLGVSHMTIRRDIAALEKQGSVEATPGGAKIATRLLREPDRTEKAGADRAEKTAMARAAAALVTDSMTVYLDAGTTIQAMRPFLGEVRDLTVVSNDLATVADFGDHPGVDLICVGGRVEKENRSTAGRLATLALRELSLDIAFLSSSSWDVGHGVTTPVEAKVEVKRAALAAATTSVLVAGSAKFGRFARYRVLRLDEIDKIITDGELDDEAVAEIAGTGVPLVRAGLDSSDVA from the coding sequence ATGGCGAGCCCGCCGCTCATCCCCGAGCAGCGACGGCAGGAGATCCTGCGTCACCTGCGGCACGCGCAGGTCCTGAGCTACCACCAGCTCACCGAACTGCTCGGGGTCAGCCACATGACCATCCGGCGCGACATCGCCGCCCTGGAGAAGCAGGGCAGCGTGGAGGCCACGCCGGGCGGCGCGAAGATCGCCACCCGGCTGCTGCGCGAACCCGACCGCACCGAGAAGGCGGGCGCCGACCGGGCCGAGAAGACCGCGATGGCCCGGGCCGCGGCCGCGCTGGTCACCGACTCGATGACGGTCTACCTCGACGCCGGGACCACCATCCAGGCCATGCGCCCGTTCCTCGGCGAGGTGCGCGACCTGACCGTGGTGAGCAACGACCTGGCCACCGTGGCGGACTTCGGCGACCACCCGGGGGTCGACCTGATCTGCGTCGGCGGCCGGGTGGAGAAGGAGAACCGGTCCACCGCGGGCAGGCTCGCCACGCTCGCGCTGCGCGAGCTGTCGCTGGACATCGCCTTCCTGTCGTCGAGTTCGTGGGACGTCGGGCACGGTGTCACCACGCCGGTCGAGGCGAAGGTCGAGGTCAAGCGGGCGGCGCTGGCCGCGGCGACCACCTCGGTGCTGGTCGCGGGCAGTGCGAAGTTCGGCCGGTTCGCGCGGTACCGGGTGCTGCGGCTGGACGAGATCGACAAGATCATCACCGACGGCGAGCTGGACGACGAGGCGGTCGCGGAGATCGCCGGAACCGGCGTCCCGCTGGTGCGCGCCGGGCTCGACAGCTCAGACGTCGCCTGA
- a CDS encoding class II aldolase/adducin family protein, whose product MSAAEDLIAAGIRVVDEGLSPGTSGNISVRDGDRILLSGTGVSLGRMRAENIAVLDLDGRLLDGAKPSKEWPLHVAFYRRDDRHRAVVHVHSPSTVAVSCLEPWAEHSAVPPLTPYFVMRVGQTPLLPYRPPGDPGLGDDLRESPWELRAALLANHGSVLAGANLDEAVDRAVELEEACRITLLTTGLARRELDADAAAALARQWSSPWRTTLSAPRR is encoded by the coding sequence GTGAGCGCGGCCGAAGACCTGATCGCCGCCGGGATCCGCGTGGTCGACGAGGGCCTCAGCCCCGGGACCAGCGGCAACATCAGCGTGCGCGACGGCGACCGCATCCTGCTCAGCGGGACCGGGGTGTCGCTCGGGCGGATGCGGGCGGAGAACATCGCCGTGCTCGACCTCGACGGCCGCCTGCTCGACGGCGCGAAGCCGTCGAAGGAATGGCCTCTGCACGTCGCCTTCTACCGCCGCGACGACCGCCACCGCGCGGTGGTCCACGTGCATTCGCCGTCCACCGTGGCGGTGTCCTGCCTGGAACCGTGGGCCGAGCACAGCGCGGTCCCGCCGCTCACCCCGTACTTCGTGATGCGCGTCGGGCAGACGCCGCTGCTCCCCTACCGCCCGCCGGGCGATCCCGGCCTCGGTGACGACCTGCGCGAAAGCCCGTGGGAGCTGCGGGCGGCGTTGCTGGCCAACCACGGTTCGGTGCTGGCCGGAGCGAACCTCGACGAGGCCGTCGACCGGGCCGTCGAACTCGAGGAAGCCTGCCGGATCACCCTGCTGACCACCGGCCTCGCGCGCCGGGAACTCGACGCCGACGCGGCCGCCGCGCTGGCGCGCCAATGGTCCAGCCCGTGGCGAACTACACTGAGCGCCCCGAGGAGGTAG
- the otnK gene encoding 3-oxo-tetronate kinase: protein MLGAIADDFTGATDLAIMLRRNGYRVAVTIEDHDPGTTAGLDAVVIALKTRTAPVAEAVDTSRAALHRLRDWGADQVYVKYCSTFDSTDAGNIGPVLDVVADELGAEKVVVAPALPANGRTVYLGHLFVGADLLEHSSMRHHPLTPMTRSRVADLLRPQTPHAVAELHHGTIRQGADAVRAAIAAAPARYVVVDTIDDEDLRVLGAAVADSPVVSGGSGLARGLRSPGTPDDDWQSIPDTGRVVLCGSASATTRRQIADAARTQPVRRVDPRAAVHEPGAEIGRLVDWVRAQAAGAAPVVYATGETADVVSEVDGRPVAPAVEEVLAGAARRLVAEAGITRLLAAGGETSGAIVRALGIGLLRIGPEIAPGICWSGATTTAGDLALALKSGNFGPDDLFTSAWERLA from the coding sequence ATGCTGGGAGCCATCGCCGACGACTTCACCGGCGCCACCGATCTGGCGATCATGTTGCGCCGCAACGGATACCGGGTCGCGGTCACGATCGAGGACCACGACCCCGGCACCACCGCGGGCCTGGACGCCGTCGTGATCGCGCTCAAGACCCGGACCGCACCCGTCGCCGAGGCGGTGGACACCTCGCGGGCGGCGCTGCACCGCCTGCGCGACTGGGGCGCGGACCAGGTCTACGTGAAGTACTGCTCCACCTTCGACTCCACCGACGCGGGCAACATCGGCCCGGTGCTGGACGTGGTCGCGGACGAACTGGGCGCGGAGAAGGTGGTCGTCGCGCCCGCGCTGCCCGCCAACGGCCGCACCGTCTACCTCGGACACCTCTTCGTCGGCGCCGACCTGCTCGAACACTCGTCGATGCGGCACCACCCGCTCACCCCGATGACCCGTTCCCGGGTCGCGGACCTCCTTCGCCCGCAGACCCCGCACGCGGTCGCGGAACTCCACCACGGCACCATCCGCCAGGGCGCGGACGCCGTGCGCGCGGCCATCGCGGCCGCACCGGCGCGGTACGTGGTGGTCGACACGATCGACGACGAGGACCTGCGCGTGCTGGGTGCCGCGGTCGCCGACAGCCCGGTGGTCAGCGGGGGTTCCGGCCTCGCCCGCGGCCTGCGCAGCCCCGGCACCCCGGACGACGACTGGCAGTCCATTCCGGACACCGGCCGGGTGGTGCTGTGCGGTAGCGCGTCCGCGACCACCCGCCGGCAGATCGCCGACGCTGCCCGCACGCAGCCGGTGCGCCGCGTCGACCCGCGGGCAGCCGTCCACGAACCCGGTGCCGAGATCGGCCGCCTCGTCGACTGGGTCCGCGCGCAGGCGGCGGGCGCCGCACCCGTCGTCTACGCGACGGGTGAAACCGCGGACGTCGTGTCCGAAGTAGACGGTCGACCGGTCGCGCCCGCGGTCGAAGAGGTGCTGGCCGGGGCGGCGCGGCGGCTCGTCGCCGAAGCCGGGATCACCCGCCTGCTCGCGGCGGGCGGGGAGACCAGCGGCGCGATCGTGCGTGCGCTCGGCATCGGCCTGCTGCGGATCGGGCCGGAGATCGCGCCCGGCATCTGCTGGAGCGGTGCCACCACCACCGCCGGCGACCTCGCGCTGGCCCTCAAGAGCGGCAACTTCGGGCCCGACGACCTGTTCACCTCGGCCTGGGAGCGGCTCGCGTGA
- a CDS encoding homoserine dehydrogenase, which produces MIHSHAARDREPVRIALTGANGGYGRTLLAQLRRTPELIPAVLVEPDADGMRRTLAELGLGDTTVVAGGAGLDWNGVDVLVEATGQVAVGTEYAESALDHGVHVVMVSKEVDTVAGVALAAKAEAAGLRYLPGDGDQPANLLRLVDWVSATGLELVAIGKSGEYDLVFDPATGTVTQAGVSVDAPGLADLLDLGPDPRATVDRRAALVGGLKRSAAADLCEMTVVAMRTGAVPDVEGLHYPVARIAELADIYAAREDGGILSRDGVVDVFSALRLPGEASFAGGVFAVVRTGDPVTWELLRGKGHVVSRNGRYACFYWPYHAMGVETPLTIHAAVDGTGVAPRPGLSTLLAARAATALEPGTPFQVTGHHHEIDGVAPVMVPPSAGIAPYYLLGGARLRRAVAEGELVRLDDLDGVAPGPLAAHTSSRREPGA; this is translated from the coding sequence GTGATCCACTCCCATGCCGCGCGAGACCGCGAGCCGGTCCGCATCGCGCTGACCGGCGCCAACGGCGGTTACGGCCGCACGCTGCTCGCCCAGTTGCGGCGCACCCCCGAGCTGATCCCGGCCGTGCTCGTCGAGCCCGACGCGGACGGGATGCGGCGCACGCTGGCCGAACTGGGCCTCGGCGACACGACCGTGGTGGCCGGCGGCGCCGGCCTGGACTGGAACGGGGTCGACGTGCTCGTCGAGGCCACCGGCCAGGTCGCCGTCGGCACCGAGTACGCGGAGTCCGCTTTGGACCACGGCGTGCACGTGGTGATGGTCAGCAAGGAGGTGGACACCGTGGCCGGGGTCGCGCTGGCGGCGAAGGCCGAGGCGGCCGGGCTCCGCTACCTGCCCGGCGACGGTGACCAGCCGGCCAACCTGCTCCGCCTGGTCGACTGGGTGTCCGCGACCGGGCTGGAGCTCGTCGCGATCGGCAAGTCGGGGGAGTACGACCTGGTCTTCGACCCGGCCACCGGCACCGTCACCCAGGCCGGGGTGAGCGTCGATGCGCCCGGCCTGGCCGACCTGCTCGACCTCGGCCCGGACCCGCGGGCCACGGTGGACCGCCGCGCCGCACTGGTCGGCGGGCTCAAGCGCTCGGCCGCCGCCGACCTGTGCGAGATGACCGTGGTCGCGATGCGCACCGGCGCCGTGCCCGATGTGGAGGGCCTGCACTACCCGGTCGCCCGCATCGCCGAACTCGCCGACATCTACGCCGCCCGCGAGGACGGCGGCATCCTGAGCCGGGACGGCGTGGTCGACGTGTTCTCCGCGCTGCGCCTGCCGGGTGAAGCGAGCTTCGCCGGCGGGGTGTTCGCGGTGGTGCGGACCGGCGACCCGGTGACCTGGGAACTGTTGCGCGGCAAGGGACACGTGGTCAGCCGGAACGGCAGGTACGCGTGCTTCTACTGGCCGTACCACGCGATGGGCGTGGAAACCCCGCTCACCATCCACGCCGCGGTGGACGGTACCGGCGTCGCGCCGCGGCCCGGGCTGTCGACGTTGCTGGCCGCCAGGGCGGCGACCGCGCTCGAACCCGGCACCCCGTTCCAGGTGACCGGCCACCACCACGAGATCGACGGCGTCGCGCCGGTGATGGTGCCGCCGTCGGCCGGGATCGCGCCCTACTACCTGCTCGGCGGCGCGCGGTTGCGCCGTGCGGTCGCCGAAGGTGAGCTGGTGCGCCTGGACGACCTCGACGGCGTCGCCCCCGGCCCGCTCGCCGCGCACACCTCCAGCCGAAGGGAGCCGGGCGCATGA